One window of Polyangiaceae bacterium genomic DNA carries:
- a CDS encoding Ig-like domain-containing protein, with protein sequence MRVRASSVLSLVSVGLLVAACGGSDGGSSVGGEGATAGVGGSAAGSGGDAGSGGSSGSGNAGSGGQAGSAGAGGDAGSAGSAVGGSAGNGGSAGAASGGTGGVEEDTTPPRIVEALPADGAVGVRDDAKIVITFSEPMDQAATEAAYESPDIPAGQATMEWNAAGDVLTITPNAPLKYRNVGIKDLPGFEFAYKINTTATDLAGNALETDPEYHFTGARLRTAALKPVPALTGFVEGANFVAGGSAILVGDANDNREYRGFLTVDMSTLPDGVLEFEEAKLRVEQVQVIGTPYVGHGNLTLQEVDFAALDKTSFSAPALQSLGQFTHFDTLVEKSKDVTSVLEADYTNRAALGDLCQFRLQFDIASDFDSSSDRANFSPSTLGIDVTYLAE encoded by the coding sequence TTGGTGGCAGCGCGGCCGGTAGCGGTGGCGACGCCGGAAGCGGCGGTAGCTCTGGCAGCGGCAACGCAGGCAGCGGCGGTCAAGCTGGCAGCGCCGGCGCAGGCGGCGACGCAGGCAGCGCCGGAAGTGCCGTGGGTGGTTCCGCGGGGAATGGCGGAAGTGCCGGCGCCGCGAGCGGTGGCACAGGCGGTGTGGAAGAAGACACCACGCCCCCGCGCATCGTCGAAGCGCTCCCGGCAGACGGCGCCGTCGGCGTGCGCGACGATGCGAAGATCGTCATCACGTTCAGCGAGCCGATGGACCAGGCTGCGACCGAGGCCGCCTACGAGTCGCCGGACATTCCGGCTGGTCAAGCCACCATGGAGTGGAACGCGGCCGGAGATGTCCTCACCATCACGCCCAATGCGCCGCTCAAGTATCGAAACGTGGGTATCAAGGATCTCCCCGGCTTCGAGTTCGCCTACAAGATCAACACCACGGCGACGGACCTCGCCGGCAACGCTCTCGAGACGGACCCCGAGTACCACTTCACCGGGGCGCGACTTAGGACCGCGGCGCTCAAGCCCGTCCCGGCGCTGACCGGCTTTGTAGAAGGCGCGAACTTCGTCGCCGGCGGCTCCGCGATTCTCGTCGGCGACGCCAACGACAACCGCGAGTATCGCGGCTTTCTCACGGTGGACATGTCCACGCTACCCGACGGAGTGCTGGAGTTCGAGGAGGCCAAGCTGAGAGTCGAGCAGGTTCAAGTCATCGGGACGCCCTACGTCGGGCACGGAAACCTCACGTTGCAGGAGGTCGACTTCGCGGCGCTCGACAAGACCTCGTTCTCCGCACCCGCTCTACAGTCGCTGGGTCAGTTCACCCACTTCGATACGCTGGTTGAGAAATCGAAGGACGTGACCTCGGTACTCGAAGCTGACTACACGAATCGCGCCGCGCTCGGGGATCTGTGCCAGTTCCGCCTGCAGTTCGACATCGCGAGCGACTTCGACAGCAGTTCGGATCGCGCGAACTTCTCACCGAGCACGCTGGGAATCGACGTGACCTATCTCGCGGAGTGA
- a CDS encoding RNA polymerase sigma factor: MKPRLLLVSQPNDSQSVLASRLVTDDKELFASWLAGEREAGEELIERHYDSVARFLRTKAGAHADDLVQRVFLVCLDKGAQFRGDSSFRAFLFGIARNVVFEFIRGKVRDAARAVEDVGSSSIMDLAPGLSTIAIQRAEQRLLVEALQRLPLDLQMAIELYYWEELSVAELAEALEIPAGTVKSRLHRARELLRDEMNRLPGSDQERESLRSMFQLDTDSDD; this comes from the coding sequence ATGAAACCCAGGTTGTTGCTCGTGAGTCAGCCGAACGACTCTCAGAGCGTGCTAGCTTCCCGGCTGGTGACGGACGACAAGGAACTGTTCGCGAGTTGGCTCGCTGGGGAGCGTGAGGCCGGCGAGGAGCTGATCGAGCGTCACTACGACTCCGTCGCGCGCTTCTTGCGTACCAAAGCTGGGGCTCACGCAGACGATCTCGTCCAACGGGTCTTTCTGGTGTGCCTCGACAAGGGCGCGCAGTTCCGCGGTGATTCAAGTTTCCGAGCGTTCCTGTTTGGGATCGCGCGCAATGTGGTCTTCGAGTTCATCCGCGGCAAGGTCCGAGACGCCGCGCGCGCGGTGGAGGACGTCGGTAGCAGCTCGATCATGGACCTCGCTCCGGGGCTCTCGACGATCGCGATTCAGCGCGCGGAGCAACGCCTCCTGGTGGAGGCGCTTCAGCGCCTGCCGTTGGACCTGCAGATGGCTATCGAGCTCTACTACTGGGAGGAGCTCTCCGTGGCGGAGCTGGCGGAGGCCTTGGAGATCCCAGCGGGTACCGTCAAGAGCCGGCTCCACCGAGCGCGGGAGCTACTGCGAGACGAAATGAATCGCTTGCCAGGGAGCGACCAGGAACGCGAGAGCCTGCGCAGCATGTTTCAGCTCGACACTGATTCCGACGACTGA